One part of the Bdellovibrio bacteriovorus genome encodes these proteins:
- a CDS encoding HD domain-containing phosphohydrolase: MELLILSGDEAILNRAKEIISRHFLTFKQMPYSELDKGSRMDLMRAQMVLMVQEENEELSSFAGRVDQVLNLFPRSRIVTVMAASLSRENLEGTQNPRVTPLSQSEFNRTLKFEYICLYRCRAQYFEIQIGDLFPMTTMTFPVFVRMPLNQRYLAVVYSNSVLSDERFQRVGKAESTYIQNRDSEKYLDYIATYYDTSGHGLKKRARALFLSLCHGALHLNEILLFDFKSPEPETFRSRYEVVQKTASDLLQLLGTEEDLWDLFREVLKGEFYEQWRAPWIAVYGAMIAKKSGQGDPLTVLMAGLLTDVGLFDIDDKVSREFLTSESRTVREEQQRVFSNHPILSLNRCLIKGLPLSEEIKAVMVCTHERFDEKGFPNQVPADKIPVEAFILQFAEKIDQGVLTIMKKNGVGFRFLKERIWESENNSADAFPPAFLAAIAESLL; encoded by the coding sequence ACTTTCAAACAAATGCCGTACTCTGAGCTGGATAAAGGCTCCCGCATGGACTTGATGCGGGCCCAGATGGTGTTGATGGTGCAGGAGGAAAATGAAGAGCTGTCCTCATTCGCAGGGCGGGTGGATCAGGTCCTGAATCTTTTTCCGCGCTCCAGAATTGTGACCGTTATGGCGGCCTCATTGTCGCGGGAGAATCTGGAAGGAACCCAGAACCCGCGAGTCACGCCGCTTTCTCAAAGTGAGTTCAACCGCACTTTAAAATTTGAATACATTTGTCTTTATCGTTGCCGGGCGCAGTACTTTGAAATTCAAATCGGGGATCTGTTTCCGATGACCACCATGACCTTCCCGGTGTTTGTGCGCATGCCGCTGAATCAGCGTTATCTGGCGGTGGTGTACAGCAACTCGGTCCTGAGTGATGAGCGCTTCCAGCGGGTTGGAAAGGCCGAAAGCACCTACATCCAGAATCGTGACAGTGAAAAATATCTGGATTACATCGCCACCTATTACGACACCTCCGGGCACGGTCTGAAGAAACGCGCCCGTGCGCTTTTTCTGTCGTTGTGCCACGGGGCTTTGCATTTGAACGAAATTCTGCTGTTTGATTTTAAATCTCCCGAACCGGAGACTTTCCGTTCCCGTTATGAGGTTGTGCAAAAAACGGCCTCGGATCTGTTGCAGCTTCTGGGGACCGAAGAGGATCTTTGGGATCTTTTCCGCGAGGTTTTAAAGGGCGAGTTTTATGAACAGTGGCGCGCCCCTTGGATTGCCGTTTATGGCGCCATGATTGCGAAGAAAAGTGGTCAGGGCGATCCATTGACGGTCTTGATGGCGGGCCTGCTGACCGATGTGGGGCTGTTTGATATCGACGATAAAGTCAGTCGCGAGTTTCTGACGTCTGAAAGCAGAACTGTCCGGGAAGAGCAGCAGCGCGTGTTCAGCAACCATCCGATTCTGTCGTTGAACCGCTGTCTGATCAAAGGGCTGCCCCTGTCAGAAGAGATCAAAGCCGTGATGGTCTGCACCCATGAGCGCTTCGATGAGAAGGGCTTTCCGAATCAGGTCCCGGCGGACAAGATTCCGGTAGAGGCTTTTATTTTGCAATTTGCTGAGAAAATTGATCAGGGCGTTTTGACCATCATGAAAAAAAATGGTGTGGGTTTCCGCTTCCTGAAGGAAAGAATCTGGGAGTCGGAAAACAACTCGGCCGATGCTTTTCCTCCGGCGTTCCTGGCGGCGATTGCAGAATCCCTGCTTTAA
- a CDS encoding RidA family protein, which produces MKKVIHTDNAPKAVGPYSQAIQIGDMLFCSGQISIDPKTNEVFTGDIKTQTEMVLKNIEAVLAASNMKYSNIVKTTIFLTSMSDFATVNEIYAKAFTDAPPARSTVAVAALPKGVNVEIEVIAHR; this is translated from the coding sequence ATGAAAAAAGTTATTCACACAGACAACGCACCTAAAGCTGTTGGTCCTTATTCTCAGGCAATTCAGATCGGCGACATGTTGTTCTGCTCCGGTCAGATTTCCATCGATCCAAAAACAAACGAAGTTTTCACAGGCGATATCAAAACCCAGACTGAAATGGTTTTGAAAAACATCGAAGCGGTCCTGGCAGCTTCCAATATGAAATACAGCAATATCGTGAAAACCACGATCTTCCTGACCAGCATGTCGGACTTTGCAACTGTGAACGAGATCTACGCCAAGGCCTTCACTGACGCTCCTCCGGCGCGTTCGACAGTGGCGGTTGCTGCTTTGCCTAAAGGCGTGAACGTGGAGATCGAAGTCATTGCGCATCGCTAA
- a CDS encoding YdcF family protein, with the protein MRIAKSLLKSRSFWALAFLSAVVLYRFADEYQKVQKERIQSWTKTPSADCAVVLTGGAGRVREGFDLLANQNVKKLVISGVYSNARLREIMPVWPFYGNLSENDVVLDRRSETTYGNAQQSLPIVEALKCRDILLVTSRLHMYRSYRTFRATFPENIYIEKHAIIGGRFESSVWESGFEALKSLFYSIWAY; encoded by the coding sequence TTGCGCATCGCTAAGTCCCTGTTGAAATCCCGCTCATTCTGGGCTCTGGCATTCCTGAGCGCGGTGGTGCTTTACCGCTTCGCCGACGAATATCAGAAAGTGCAGAAAGAGCGGATTCAATCCTGGACGAAAACCCCTTCCGCTGACTGCGCGGTTGTCCTGACGGGCGGCGCGGGCAGGGTGCGGGAGGGTTTTGACCTTCTGGCGAATCAGAATGTCAAAAAGCTCGTTATTTCGGGTGTGTATTCCAATGCGCGTCTGCGCGAGATCATGCCGGTGTGGCCCTTTTACGGGAACCTGAGCGAGAACGATGTGGTCCTGGACCGCCGTTCAGAAACCACTTATGGAAATGCCCAGCAAAGCCTGCCGATTGTGGAGGCGCTGAAGTGCCGGGACATCCTGCTGGTGACATCAAGGCTTCACATGTACCGGTCGTACCGGACCTTCCGGGCCACGTTCCCGGAAAACATCTATATCGAAAAGCATGCGATTATCGGGGGGCGTTTTGAGTCTTCCGTCTGGGAGTCGGGGTTTGAGGCTCTGAAATCGCTGTTTTACTCTATCTGGGCCTACTAA
- a CDS encoding MlaE family ABC transporter permease, whose amino-acid sequence MTSLLAQIDSLGRSVTKNVEYTARVLLMVYLSLRATVLDRAQGFRQIVGVISAQIYFTGWQALPLISVLALGTGSIILLQSLSNLSLLGGTQMIGNFLIVMIVREAGPLLVALVVIARSGTAVASEVGNMRANREIEALESMGINPLSFIVFPRVLGGIISVLGLAFYFNFIALIGGFLVTKFVQDLPLAFYTDSLMRAFAKEDVLIFLLKNGFSGMIIFVVCCYQGLSVKRSPHEVPQVTTQAVVNSIIFVVVFNLIVTALFYLNQLRSLGVV is encoded by the coding sequence ATGACTTCTTTACTGGCGCAAATTGACTCGCTAGGAAGATCAGTAACAAAGAATGTGGAGTACACGGCACGTGTTCTCCTGATGGTTTATCTTTCTTTACGTGCAACGGTTTTGGATCGTGCCCAAGGCTTCCGCCAGATCGTCGGCGTTATTTCCGCACAAATCTATTTCACCGGCTGGCAGGCGCTGCCACTGATTTCGGTTCTGGCTTTGGGAACCGGATCTATCATCTTGCTTCAATCCTTATCCAATTTATCACTTCTGGGCGGCACCCAGATGATCGGGAACTTCCTGATCGTCATGATCGTGCGTGAGGCCGGTCCGTTGCTGGTGGCTTTGGTGGTGATCGCGCGTTCGGGGACGGCGGTGGCTTCCGAGGTCGGCAACATGCGCGCCAATCGCGAGATTGAAGCGCTGGAAAGCATGGGCATCAACCCGCTGAGCTTTATTGTGTTCCCACGTGTGCTGGGTGGAATCATCAGCGTGCTGGGGCTGGCATTTTATTTCAATTTCATCGCTTTGATTGGCGGGTTCCTGGTCACGAAATTCGTGCAGGATCTGCCGCTGGCTTTTTATACGGATTCATTGATGCGCGCCTTTGCCAAAGAGGACGTGCTGATCTTCCTGCTGAAGAACGGTTTCAGCGGGATGATTATTTTTGTGGTGTGCTGCTATCAGGGGCTTTCCGTGAAGCGCAGTCCGCATGAGGTTCCACAGGTCACGACCCAGGCCGTGGTGAACAGTATCATCTTTGTGGTCGTGTTTAATCTGATTGTGACAGCTTTGTTTTATCTAAATCAACTTCGTAGTTTAGGGGTGGTGTGA
- a CDS encoding cell division ATP-binding protein FtsE, translating into MKIENLKFEGVSFTHEGQEPIVQNVEFDFPMNEILWVKADEGAGKSSLLQILAGLQIPQSGKYLINGENVVDMSFEEFLPFRLKIGYSFDYGGLINNRTLYDNLMLPLLYHKVLTPEECKARVEAMIKEFGIEKFAHERPAHVPGRIRKLTCLMRAVVMQPEMLLLDDPSVGLGQDSVYIFADHVHRLRKEGHLKHIFISSYDEKFMNLFNYQIIHLDDGQIYFQAVDPEKRVVHL; encoded by the coding sequence ATGAAAATCGAAAATCTAAAATTTGAAGGCGTGTCTTTCACTCATGAAGGGCAGGAGCCAATTGTTCAGAATGTGGAGTTTGATTTTCCAATGAACGAAATCCTGTGGGTGAAAGCCGATGAAGGCGCGGGGAAGAGCTCTCTGTTGCAGATTCTGGCAGGCCTGCAGATCCCCCAGTCCGGGAAATATCTGATCAACGGTGAAAATGTGGTGGATATGTCCTTTGAAGAGTTTTTGCCCTTCCGTCTGAAGATTGGCTATTCCTTCGATTACGGTGGTCTGATCAACAACCGCACTTTGTATGACAATCTGATGCTGCCGCTTTTGTATCATAAGGTTTTGACGCCGGAGGAATGCAAAGCCCGCGTGGAAGCGATGATCAAGGAATTTGGCATCGAGAAATTTGCCCATGAAAGACCGGCCCATGTCCCAGGTCGTATTCGCAAACTGACCTGCCTGATGCGCGCAGTGGTGATGCAGCCGGAAATGCTGCTGTTGGATGATCCAAGCGTGGGTCTGGGGCAGGACAGTGTTTATATCTTTGCTGATCACGTGCACCGTCTGCGCAAAGAGGGGCACCTGAAACATATCTTTATCAGTTCCTATGATGAAAAGTTCATGAATCTTTTCAATTATCAGATCATTCACCTGGATGACGGACAGATTTACTTCCAGGCTGTGGATCCCGAGAAAAGAGTTGTTCACCTATGA
- a CDS encoding organic solvent tolerance protein: protein MLKNVALALCLVTVIFAAQGEAKELTNRLGVGVKSHSALDLAQLAAVYYIAPDVSIAGGLGIDTQEDYSKFAFNAGIRRIVFKEDNMNFYMGGTLGILNNEVAGDKESGFELNALFGGEFFFTGLDSLAFTFEGGVGVISGDNVRFRTIGDGPFSAGIIFYF, encoded by the coding sequence GTGCTTAAAAATGTGGCGTTGGCGCTATGCTTGGTAACAGTTATTTTTGCAGCTCAAGGTGAAGCCAAGGAATTGACCAACCGTTTGGGTGTGGGTGTTAAAAGTCACTCTGCTCTGGATCTGGCTCAGTTGGCTGCTGTTTACTATATTGCTCCGGATGTTTCCATCGCGGGCGGCTTGGGTATTGATACTCAGGAAGACTATTCCAAGTTTGCATTCAACGCAGGCATTCGTCGCATCGTTTTCAAAGAAGACAACATGAACTTCTATATGGGTGGTACATTGGGCATCCTGAATAACGAAGTGGCTGGTGACAAAGAATCCGGTTTCGAACTGAATGCGTTGTTCGGTGGTGAATTCTTCTTCACCGGTCTGGATTCCCTGGCGTTTACTTTTGAAGGCGGCGTGGGTGTGATCTCTGGCGACAACGTGCGCTTCAGAACCATCGGTGATGGTCCGTTCAGCGCCGGAATCATTTTCTACTTCTAA
- a CDS encoding L,D-transpeptidase family protein gives MKFLWLVLVILAPMTSSAIIKGDGFEMLSPDESRMLEVGLESSELPSLCPHTKDFAEKARWDHAPISQKLDFVLVDKKRRLLHVMRHGQVLATYAVALGGNPQGHKKTEGDQRTPEGRYFFDLKKEKSEYHLGLRINYPNAKDLAEAKKNGIKNPGDSILIHGLPNSWVKRKVIRHPRDWTKGCMAVRDYEIEEIYANMDLGGMIEICP, from the coding sequence ATGAAATTCCTCTGGCTCGTACTTGTGATTCTTGCTCCCATGACTTCTTCTGCCATCATCAAGGGCGATGGGTTTGAAATGCTCAGCCCTGATGAAAGCCGCATGCTGGAAGTGGGCCTTGAATCCTCCGAACTTCCCAGCCTGTGCCCGCACACCAAGGATTTCGCAGAAAAGGCCCGCTGGGACCACGCCCCGATTTCACAGAAGCTGGATTTCGTTCTGGTGGATAAAAAGCGCCGCTTGTTGCATGTGATGCGCCACGGGCAGGTGCTTGCCACTTACGCCGTCGCCCTGGGGGGAAACCCGCAAGGACATAAAAAAACTGAAGGCGATCAGCGCACTCCGGAAGGACGTTATTTCTTTGATCTGAAAAAAGAAAAAAGTGAATACCATCTGGGTCTTCGCATCAACTATCCCAACGCCAAAGATCTTGCGGAAGCCAAAAAAAATGGCATCAAAAATCCCGGCGACAGCATTTTGATTCACGGTCTTCCCAACAGTTGGGTGAAACGCAAAGTCATCCGCCATCCGCGCGATTGGACCAAGGGATGCATGGCCGTTCGTGATTATGAAATAGAGGAAATTTACGCCAACATGGATCTGGGCGGAATGATCGAGATCTGCCCTTAA